From the Nostoc sp. PCC 7107 genome, the window AGGGATAGATTTTGATGGAACACCCATTCCCACCGCCAAACTAGACCTTTATCACCAAGTCATGGGGCTAGAAGCTAATAGACAGCGTAGTGGCGTGTCAAATACCATGCGATCGCGCATTGTCAGAATCGGTGCAAAACATATTCCCCAACCAGAACTCGATCAAAAGCTTACAGAAGCGGGATTTGCACCTCTCAAAGAAAAAGAAATTGCTTTTTTCTACGGTGGTAAATAATTAAATCAGTCAACAGTAAACAGTTATCAAAGTGCATCAGTGGGGAACTCTGACCCCAGGATAAATACATCATTAATTTACTGATAACTGATAACTGTTCACTGTGATAAAGTTCTCACAGTTAAAACCTGCGGTGGTGTCGAATCTGGCGGATAAATCACATCTACCTGTACATTCCGTTGGCTTGCAGGTGGGAGAACAAACTGCACCAATGGTTCCAAAACCTGACCAGTTCTGTGCCATAAATGCACATACCGCGTTTTTTGTTGTCCTTGGTCATCAAAATAACGTAGCCGTACAGTACCACGGAAAAAGGGAAAATCGAGAGATGGTTTGCGGAAACGAACGCCTCCTTGAGAAAGCTTGTCTTCTTTTAAAGGTGTTTCCAGTGTGACTGTAACTTTTTGCGGTTGGTTTGTATTATTCTTTAAAGGCAAACTCAGATTATATTCCACACCATAATTACCGTGAGCTTCGTAGGCGGTATCAGGATAACGCACCAACATTTGCGCCGTTTGGATTTGTTCAGTACCTAATCGACCACCACGCAGAGTAACTAAAGGATAGGAAATCCCTTTACCACGTTCAGGAATAGTTAAATACTGGGCTTTGGGATTATCTACCAAATTAGCTTGCCATTGGGAACCTTGAGAAACACCAGCCACACGTCCATAAATTAATGAACCACCTTTAGCATCGGGCGGAGTTGGAGTTTTATCTCTAGGGCCAGCAAAACCACCATTATTTAATAAAGCTTGCCATTCTTTAAGAGTAGGCGCACGGTCGGAACCATCAGGATTTTTTTTCGCAAACATTGCTAAACTCGCTGCGTACACTTTGTTACTACTCCGCAGACGCATAAAACTAGAGCGACCATTTACCGGCTTGGCTAAGTTGCGTACTGGAATCGGATGATTCAGCAACATCCGGCTACCCCCTGGAGGAATGACTAACTTAGCCGGGAAATCAGTTTGACGAACACCGCGCAAAACATCACTAACAGCCCTCGCCCCAGGCCCAGAATAAACCTTACCATCATTATTTTCTAGATAAGGCGCTAAGGTGACAAAGGGTGCATCTTGCATCAAATAACTCGCCGCCTGCAACACATTTACTGTCACAGGCTTTTTACTAGGGTTATGCAGAATTACACCGATATACAGCGTTTGTAAATCTTTGGGAGTATGGGTGTAATGATGAGCGAATAAATCAAAGCGTCCTTGAAACGGAAAATTGAGGTGGGTGGCGGGAACTTTTTTACCATTACTAGGAAAGGTAGAAAGTAAAATTCCCTCATTTTTAATCCATTCTGGGCTGTTGCTGTTAAAAACAGGAATTGCATCTAACTTACCCGGTAAGGCGCGGACTTCTCCTGGTTGTACAATGTCTTGAGGTGCTGGTTTAGGCGAAGTTTGGGCGACAACTGCTGAACCATTCTGAAAGCTTTTGCAGCCGACCGTTTGAGTAATAGCAATTCCCAATAAGAGAATCAATAGAGGCGATGCTAGTTTATTAGTCATAAAGAATTAGCTCAAGAAAACTAGAGTGTCAAAAATCAACTTGAATAACTACAACATGAGTTCAACGAATTAAAAAAACTAGAACAAAAATTATCTATATCACAGAAAATTTAGGTTACATCGAAGCAAGATACAATAAGGGAGATTACTGAGATAAGCGGCTTTTAGCAGCTTGGTAAGCAAAAAAGAAGTTGGACAAGTAGGGTATGGCTGATAAGACGATTGATTTGACAAATTGCGATCGCGAGCCGATTCATATTCCTGGATTAATTCAGCCTCACGGGGTCTTGCTTGTTTTGCAAGATTCTCATCTCGAAATCATTCAAGTAAGTAGTAATACTCAAAAAATCATTGGTTATCAACCAGAGGAACTACTAGGCAAACATTTGTCAGACTTACTAGATGCCAAACAAATTCAGAAAATTCAGCAATGCCTGACAGAAGATTTCGAGAGTATTAATCCCCTCAACTTGTCACTCAAGTATTTAAATAAATCTATGTATTTTGATGGAATTGTCCATCGTTTAGATTCAGTCATTATTTTGGAACTAGAACCAAAAAAGGCAAAACAAAAAACCGATTTTGTTGACTTTTATCACCAGGTGAAGGGAACTATTACCCGGATTCAAAAAGCACCCACGTTGCTGGAGATGTGCCAGATTGTGGTGAAAGAAGTTCGGCACATTACTGGTTTTGAGCGTGTCATGGTCTATCGATTTGATCCTGAAGGTGCAGGCTGCGTCATTGCTGAAGATACTGACCAGGAAATACCTTATCTGGATTTACACTACCCGCCTTCTGATATTCCCAAGCAAGCCCGGCATCTCTACACCCTCAATTGGCTGCGGCTGATTCCAGATGTCAACTATCAGCCTGTCGCTTTAATCCCTCCAAATCAACCCCTCAATTTGAGTTTGTCGGTGTTACGGAGTGTCTCGCCAATTCACTTGGAATATATGCAAAATATGGGCGTGACGGCTTCCATGTCCATTTCTCTGCTGCAAAATCAACAGATGTGGGGATTAATTGCCTGTCATCATTCGTCACCTAAATATATTCCTTACAACATCCGTACCAATTGTGAATTTATTGGACAGGTGATGTCTGTAGAACTGGCAAATAAAGAAGCTAGTGAAGACACTGACTACAAAATGCAGTTGAAGTCATTACAAACTCAATTTGTCGAGGCTTTATCTCAAACTAAGTATTTTCTTGATGGAATGGTGCAGTTGCAATCGCAATTACTCAATCTAGTAAAAGCTACTGGAGTGGTTATTTACAGCAGTAACCAGTGCATTCAAGTAGGGGAAACACCCTCAGAGGCAGAAGTTCATGCTTTACTCAACTGGATTAAACCACAACTGCATCAAGGTTTGTTTGAAACGCGATCGCTCTCCAAAAATTATCCTGCGGCTGAGTCGTTTCAAGCGATCGCCAGTGGAGTATTAGCCCTAGAAATTTCTAAAGTACATCACAATTACATTATCTGGTTTCGTCCAGAAGTTATTCAAACTGTGAATTGGGGGGGCAACCCTCACAAGCCTGTAGAAGTTTTGTCAAATGGCAGTTTACGGATGTCGCCGCGCAAATCTTTCGCGTTGTGGCAAGAAACAGTGCGGGGTTGTGCTTTACCTTGGAAACCCTGCGAAATTGCAGCAGTCAACGAATTGCGGATTTTAATTGTCGGTATTGTGTTACGCCAAGCTGACGAATTGGCTGCAATGAATTTTGAATTACAACGCAGCAATGAAGAACTTGATTCCTTTGCTTATATTGCTTCCCACGATTTGAAGGAACCACTGCGCGGCATTCACAACTACGCTAACTTTTTGATGGAAGATTATGCAGAAATATTGAATGAGGATGGAATAGCCAAACTGCAAACCCTGGTGCGGTTGACGCAACGGATGGAAGACCTGATCAATTCACTGCTGTATTTCTCTCGACTGGGACGCGCCGAAATCATGCGGCAAACAGTGAACTTGCATGATTTATTACAGCAGGTAATCAACACCTTCAGCATTACACGACCGCAAAGTGAAATTGAATTTCGGATTCCGCAAACTCTGCCCAATATGGAGTGCGATCGCGCCCAGGTGAATGAACTTTTCACTAACCTCATCAGCAACGCCATTAAGTATAACGATAAAGCCCAAAAGTGGGTCGAAATTGGCTACATTCAGCAGGAGTCGCCCAACACTCCGCTGTTAACAGCACTACCAATTTTTTACGTCCGTGATAACGGCATTGGTATCCTGGAAAAGCATCTCGACAAAATCTTTCAAATCTTCCGCCGCTTGCATGGACGGGATGAGTTTGGCGGGGGAACTGGTGCCGGGTTAACTATTGCCCGCAAAATTGTGGAACGGCACGGAGGGAGAATTTGGGTAGAATCTACACCTACTCAAGGTAGTACATTTTACTTCACAT encodes:
- a CDS encoding DUF4090 family protein encodes the protein MTAETNQVNSPTTGADAIDVAIAKGIDFDGTPIPTAKLDLYHQVMGLEANRQRSGVSNTMRSRIVRIGAKHIPQPELDQKLTEAGFAPLKEKEIAFFYGGK
- a CDS encoding DUF3370 domain-containing protein encodes the protein MTNKLASPLLILLLGIAITQTVGCKSFQNGSAVVAQTSPKPAPQDIVQPGEVRALPGKLDAIPVFNSNSPEWIKNEGILLSTFPSNGKKVPATHLNFPFQGRFDLFAHHYTHTPKDLQTLYIGVILHNPSKKPVTVNVLQAASYLMQDAPFVTLAPYLENNDGKVYSGPGARAVSDVLRGVRQTDFPAKLVIPPGGSRMLLNHPIPVRNLAKPVNGRSSFMRLRSSNKVYAASLAMFAKKNPDGSDRAPTLKEWQALLNNGGFAGPRDKTPTPPDAKGGSLIYGRVAGVSQGSQWQANLVDNPKAQYLTIPERGKGISYPLVTLRGGRLGTEQIQTAQMLVRYPDTAYEAHGNYGVEYNLSLPLKNNTNQPQKVTVTLETPLKEDKLSQGGVRFRKPSLDFPFFRGTVRLRYFDDQGQQKTRYVHLWHRTGQVLEPLVQFVLPPASQRNVQVDVIYPPDSTPPQVLTVRTLSQ
- a CDS encoding ATP-binding protein, whose amino-acid sequence is MADKTIDLTNCDREPIHIPGLIQPHGVLLVLQDSHLEIIQVSSNTQKIIGYQPEELLGKHLSDLLDAKQIQKIQQCLTEDFESINPLNLSLKYLNKSMYFDGIVHRLDSVIILELEPKKAKQKTDFVDFYHQVKGTITRIQKAPTLLEMCQIVVKEVRHITGFERVMVYRFDPEGAGCVIAEDTDQEIPYLDLHYPPSDIPKQARHLYTLNWLRLIPDVNYQPVALIPPNQPLNLSLSVLRSVSPIHLEYMQNMGVTASMSISLLQNQQMWGLIACHHSSPKYIPYNIRTNCEFIGQVMSVELANKEASEDTDYKMQLKSLQTQFVEALSQTKYFLDGMVQLQSQLLNLVKATGVVIYSSNQCIQVGETPSEAEVHALLNWIKPQLHQGLFETRSLSKNYPAAESFQAIASGVLALEISKVHHNYIIWFRPEVIQTVNWGGNPHKPVEVLSNGSLRMSPRKSFALWQETVRGCALPWKPCEIAAVNELRILIVGIVLRQADELAAMNFELQRSNEELDSFAYIASHDLKEPLRGIHNYANFLMEDYAEILNEDGIAKLQTLVRLTQRMEDLINSLLYFSRLGRAEIMRQTVNLHDLLQQVINTFSITRPQSEIEFRIPQTLPNMECDRAQVNELFTNLISNAIKYNDKAQKWVEIGYIQQESPNTPLLTALPIFYVRDNGIGILEKHLDKIFQIFRRLHGRDEFGGGTGAGLTIARKIVERHGGRIWVESTPTQGSTFYFTLAPEAIA